A window of the Desulforapulum autotrophicum HRM2 genome harbors these coding sequences:
- the mntA gene encoding type VII toxin-antitoxin system MntA family adenylyltransferase antitoxin produces MIQTLHKVFEEFPDILIVTVFGSASRGTLGTNSDIDIGVAAESQLSFEQKTDIYLALTSAFGREIDLIDLNQVNGVILKSALCSGEIVIKRSVPLLARLLKKLWYNQADMMPNTIMVMEQQIQRFIDGQTDHSG; encoded by the coding sequence GTGATTCAAACCCTTCACAAGGTCTTTGAAGAATTCCCGGATATTCTGATTGTCACTGTCTTTGGGTCTGCCTCAAGGGGAACGCTCGGAACGAACAGCGATATAGACATTGGTGTTGCCGCAGAGTCTCAATTAAGCTTTGAACAGAAAACGGATATCTATTTGGCATTGACCAGTGCCTTTGGCCGGGAAATAGATTTGATTGATCTAAATCAAGTCAACGGGGTCATCCTTAAGAGTGCCCTGTGCAGTGGGGAAATCGTCATCAAGCGGTCTGTGCCTCTTCTGGCTCGACTTTTAAAGAAACTGTGGTACAATCAGGCGGACATGATGCCTAACACAATAATGGTGATGGAACAACAAATTCAGAGGTTTATTGATGGACAAACAGATCATTCTGGATAA